In the Candidatus Tisiphia endosymbiont of Melanophora roralis genome, TAACATAGTAACAAAGTCCTGCTATTAACATAGGGGTAAAATAAGTATAACTTTCAAGCGATACTAATTGAGCTCTACGCATTAAATCCATTTCACCGATCATTGATATAATCGATGATTCTTTGATTAAATTAATAAGCTCATTAACCAGTGAAGGTAAGATATTTCTTATGGCTTGAGGCAAGATAATATCTTTCATCATTAATCTCTCGGGTATAGCTAATGCTTTAGCTGCCTCAATCTGTCCTTTATCAACACTATTAATTCCAGCTCTAATTATTTCCGAAACATATGCCCCGGAGTTTAATGAGAAAGCTATGCTACCAGCAACGAAGACACCAAGCTTAATGCCAATTACACTAGGTAAACCAAAATAAATTATGCTAAGTTGTATAAGTAACGGAGTACCACGAAAAATAGATGTATAGAAATTAGCAAACAGTCTTAACGCACAACTTTTACTTACCTTACAAATTGCTAGTAAGATACCAATAATCAACCCTAATAACACTGAAACTATACTGTATTTCAGTGTTACTACCATCCCTTGCATAATAAAATATATAGAAGAAAAATCAAGTAATTGCTCAAACATCTAACACTCTTAAATAACCTCAATTTTGGAATTGTGCCAAACTTACTACCTATTCAAATTTCCGTATATTACGAGCAACCTCAATGGAAGAATTCATCATATTAGTACAATATATTTCAAACATTTTCCGCTGTAACAAAGCTAAATCTAGTAACCCATTACATTTCAACAAATCTTTAGTAAGTACAACATTATCCTGCATTCCTTTACTCATCGATGATAAGAGTTGACTAAATATATCTTCGGTTATTCTAATACGATTATTAACAACTGCTAAGTTTTTAGAAATTGCAGAATTTACTATATCAGTATACTCTTTTGATAATCTCGATAATTGACTAACCAAATTGTCTATTGTTTCAGATTTCATTTCAGAACTATCTGAATTGTCCTTTAATTGAACACCCGGAGGTAGTTTTTTATTCGAGTTTAACTTATTTTTGCCCATATTTTCTCCAATATTTTCTCCACTTTAACTCGATAATCAAGCTTTTCCTTAACCGTCATTGCAAGCGAACGTATGTGAGCGTGGCAATCCATGAAGCTTGTCATATGGATTGCTTCGTCGACCTACGGTCTCCTCGCTAATAGACGTATTTTTTAATAATTCTAAAAAACTTGATTATCGAGTTTAATATAAATATACTCTAAATTGATACTACCACTAAGCATTATTATTGACGAATATGTCTTATATTACTAAGTTTTGTAACCTCTAGGTTGCAATTGGAGCGTATAGGGTTAATATCTATGCCACCACGTCTTGTATATCTCGCATAAACAGTTAATTGATCGGGAATACAAAACTTATTAATATCACAAAAAATACGCTCAACGCATTGTTCATGAAACTCATTATGATTACGAAATGATACAAAATATTTTAATAAAGAACTATGGTCAATTTTTTTGCCTCTGTAACTAATTTGTACCGATGCCCAATCTGGTTGGTTAGTAACTAAACAATTCGATTTTAGCAAGTTAGAATATAGTACTTCATTTACTACTTGCGTATCGTCTTCAGATAATTTTGGCAAATTTTGGCTAGTCTCAAAACTAGTAATTGTCACCTCCAGCCTATCCAAATTTATGCCTGAAA is a window encoding:
- a CDS encoding amino acid ABC transporter permease, whose protein sequence is MFEQLLDFSSIYFIMQGMVVTLKYSIVSVLLGLIIGILLAICKVSKSCALRLFANFYTSIFRGTPLLIQLSIIYFGLPSVIGIKLGVFVAGSIAFSLNSGAYVSEIIRAGINSVDKGQIEAAKALAIPERLMMKDIILPQAIRNILPSLVNELINLIKESSIISMIGEMDLMRRAQLVSLESYTYFTPMLIAGLCYYVMVIIISKLAKIIEKRLVIGAE
- the queF gene encoding NADPH-dependent 7-cyano-7-deazaguanine reductase QueF (Catalyzes the NADPH-dependent reduction of 7-cyano-7-deazaguanine (preQ0) to 7-aminomethyl-7-deazaguanine (preQ1) in queuosine biosynthesis) — its product is MFIETVLGKQTKYADLYDNSLLYPISRKFARDSLQILGSLPFNGFDIWNCYEVSWLSPSGKPEVKILEFMVSCESPNIIESKSLKLYLNSFNNTKFDNREQVKELIAKDLSLVFQAPVTVSIKDLESYEGTKLQSFSGINLDRLEVTITSFETSQNLPKLSEDDTQVVNEVLYSNLLKSNCLVTNQPDWASVQISYRGKKIDHSSLLKYFVSFRNHNEFHEQCVERIFCDINKFCIPDQLTVYARYTRRGGIDINPIRSNCNLEVTKLSNIRHIRQ